The following nucleotide sequence is from Candidatus Binatia bacterium.
ATTGACACGGATCCCACTCTCGGGTCCTTAATCTCCCGCAGAATGACTTCTGCCAGCGCTTCTCGTAACGTCTCGCCAACGCGTTCGGCACGCCGCCCACTCATATGACCTTCGAGTTCGGCGCTCACTCCGGGTAGCGCCTAAAAGTGTAGAATCTCGAGCTCTTCCTCGCCGAGCTCCGCCAGCTTCAGCGAATCGATGAACTGCACCACTTGCCTTAACGCCGAGTCGACTTCACTGGCATCAGTTCCCACCCGACTGAAGCCCAAAACAGCGCGCTGCCAAAGATCGTGAGCGTCACATTCCGCCACCGAGACATTGAAGGTATTGGCGACACGGCTCTTTATACGGTTCAGTACCCCGCGCTTCCCTTTGAGGCTGTGATTTTCGGGAAGATACAGGGTCAGCTTCAGAACGCCGACAACCAAGGGCACGCTTGTCTACTTCCGGTGGTCCTCAGAACTCAGTGACAGGATGCCTAGCCCCTCCGGTCCCCCGCCGCGACGCGGCCTTGAGCGGGAGGCAATTGACGCGCCACCTCTTCCTTCTGGAAGGCCTCGATGACGTCCCCGACCTTGATGTCCTGGAAGTTTTCAAGACCGATCCCACATTCGTACCCAGTCGATACCTCACGAACGTCTTCTTTGAAGCGACGCAAGCTCGCAATCTTCCCCGTGTACACTACAACACTGTCTCGAACCAGCCGCACCTCGGCACCGCGCAAAATTTTCCCCTCTATGACCTGCGCGCCTGCAACGTTGCCCACCCCAGGGACTCTAAACACTTCGCGGACTTCCGCTCGGCCCAGGCTGACTTCACGAATTGTCGGAGCCAGCAAGCCCTGCAAGGCATCACGCACGTCGTTAACCACGTTATAGATCACGTCGTACAAGCGGATTTCTACCCCTTGTCGGCGCGCTTCCTCCGTGGCCTTTGCTTCCGGCCGCACATTGAAGCCGATGACGATCGCATTCGACGCCGCGGCAAGGTCAACATCAGACTCCTTGATGCCGCCGACCGAAGCGTGCAGAACCTTGAGCTTCACCTCCTCCGT
It contains:
- a CDS encoding DUF503 domain-containing protein, whose product is MPLVVGVLKLTLYLPENHSLKGKRGVLNRIKSRVANTFNVSVAECDAHDLWQRAVLGFSRVGTDASEVDSALRQVVQFIDSLKLAELGEEELEILHF